From a single Lolium rigidum isolate FL_2022 chromosome 7, APGP_CSIRO_Lrig_0.1, whole genome shotgun sequence genomic region:
- the LOC124669373 gene encoding COP1-interacting protein 7 isoform X2, giving the protein MEPNVPLDYALFQLSPRRSRCELVVSGSGRTEKIASGSVKPFFTHLRAAEEQAAAQPPQPAIRLQLDRRAAWFSKGTLERFVRFVSTPEVLEMANTFEAEMSQLEGARKIYAAQGVSSGGDAEASAAADITKKELLRAIDVRLSALKQDLVTSCARASSAGFNHDSVSELLLFADHFGANRLSEACNRYMSLCQRRPDINPQHASQAASSHWKSFEDGNLRDSCSSDMSIDEPQADHGGSSNKSVSGASVPHIDRLSNSQQSVEVPPGSSTEQHSKSTLQQAVDKQENETEAPPAPAKELSRRLSVQDRISMFENKQKEQTPTSGNSNSAGTAKVVPVKGEHRRVPSVASMDKLVRRFSSVSDMSIDLSQNDNGGCNDRSESGTPAGTPTSANQEANSSKVRADKDASGAKHPVTSQSWPFQKDGDTPKDSTTTSACSSSTFNTTSPYSLSAAVAEVPKKLTKSCLEDDMAITSSTESESSFDKEQRVNQGQGDARISEHVASNVSGRTRLITSPRTPEEGLPKHYDTLTSPSSEEHARTVDKEITSVAHEVPVTSEQVGQKGNRGSRLRSKEIHAEAVVVGKNDRSSRTIGKVSSSVDPKSKATSNSRSNFRGSSGRDGGPSTETEGHDASLRRKSLPRKVENVRRKAAVGSEILPPSDYSGRPGTNLSRQSSNAEQELSLLGGKIKPVNDGSAVTLEQTRVARPGKGNHDRHDELQMKANELEKLFAAHKLTTTRRGKSTDPQVDDTPRVSEPKPIKVLPEKIDRNQTATDSMTNNFDANELLKMVDKEGYNINSTPEKLAMLSLEESRGKFYDQYMQKRDAKLKEDWKMQKEEKEAILKAMHDSLERSKAEMRAKFSRSADLPDSAYVSRAQKIPPLQSAIRNKDQGVDSFFVEDEMNSDYLSGDGSSRSADSRKHFSNKVAYTQKTSIAPVHNHKHSSRTIRSSYANRRNPPDNPLAQSVPNFSDFRNESTKPSAGHNRATARAQPKSFSRSRSKIEESKSIMNEHQSRGSQSMRKNLNGSELRDTSSVNKDIYNWAPSGTTSSTHKSGAPKSFLRKGNGAHPIVGITGFRAPMFANVNDDDDDFPDQQEDSPDDAKDEEYESIEETLRESDFPADSDSETPKQSHDFGNSDDPGSENGDVSFPREAANTKFNAFAGNMHDLPGELPAPWSSRLPHLSPYTNDTSDGDAFVDSPTGSPSPWNSHSLDQITDADVSRMRKKWGSAQMPFSGSNASQQPRKDVTKGFKKLLKFGRKNRGADGLVNDWVSASTASECDDDMEDGRDLAIGSSDDFRKSRMGYLSSYDGFVENEVLTEQEPSLRSSIPNPTANFRLREDQLTGSPIKGSRSFFSLPAFRSKGGDARLR; this is encoded by the exons ATGGAGCCCAACGTGCCGCTCGACTACGCGCTCTTCCAGCTCTCGCCCCGCCGCTCCAG GTGCGAGCTGGTGGTGTCGGGCagtgggcggacggagaagatcGCGTCGGGGTCGGTGAAGCCCTTCTTCACGCACCTGCGCGCGGcggaggagcaggcggcggccCAGCCGCCCCAGCCCGCCATCCGTCTGCAGCTGGACCGCCGCGCCGCATGGTTCAGCAAGGGCACCCTCGAGAG GTTCGTGCGCTTCGTCAGCACGCCGGAGGTGCTGGAGATGGCGAATACATTCGAGGCCGAAATGTCGCAGCTGGAAGGGGCTAGGAAGATTTACGCAGCACAG GGTGTTTCCTCGGGTGGAGATG CTGAAGCCTCAGCAGCAGCAGATATTACAAA GAAGGAGCTTCTTAGAGCGATTGATGTCCGTCTAAGTGCACTTAAACAAGACCTTGTCACGTCTTGTGCCCGGGCATCATCCGCAGGGTTCAACCATGACAGTGTCTCTGAGCTTCTCCTTTTTGCAGACCACTTTGGTGCCAACCGGTTGAG CGAAGCATGCAATAGATACATGTCACTTTGCCAGCGCCGTCCGGACATCAATCCTCAGCATGCATCACAAGCAGCTTCATCACACTGGAAGAGCTTCGAAGATGGGAATCTTCGTGACTCCTGCAGTTCAGACATGTCTATAGATGAGCCACAGGCTGATCATGGCGGATCCAGTAATAAATCTGTAAGTGGTGCTAGTGTCCCGCATATCGACAGATTAAGTAACAGCCAACAATCAGTAGAGGTTCCACCAGGATCTAGCACTGAACAGCACTCTAAGTCAACCCTTCAGCAGGCAGTAgataaacaagaaaatgaaacagAAGCCCCTCCTGCTCCTGCTAAAGAGCTTTCAAGGCGTTTGAGTGTGCAAGATAGGATAAGCATGTTTGAGAATAAGCAAAAGGAGCAGACTCCAACTTCTGGTAACAGCAACTCAGCAGGTACTGCTAAGGTGGTTCCAGTGAAAGGTGAGCACCGCAGGGTGCCTTCTGTTGCATCCATGGACAAGTTGGTAAGGAGGTTCAGCAGTGTCAGTGACATGAGCATTGATCTAAGTCAAAATGATAATGGTGGCTGTAATGACAGAAGTGAAAGTGGAACTCCTGCTGGGACACCAACATCTGCCAATCAGGAAGCCAATTCATCAAAAGTAAGAGCTGATAAGGATGCTAGTGGGGCTAAGCATCCAGTAACATCTCAGTCTTGGCCATTTCAAAAGGATGGTGACACACCCAAGGATTCTACTACTACAAGTGCTTGCTCCTCCTCAACTTTTAATACTACATCTCCATACTCCTTATCGGCCGCTGTTGCCGAGGTTCCTAAAAAACTGACTAAATCTTGTTTGGAAGATGACATGGCTATAACATCCAGCACTGAGAGTGAGTCATCCTTCGACAAGGAGCAGAGAGTTAATCAAGGTCAAGGCGACGCAAGGATATCAGAGCATGTTGCTTCAAATGTTTCTGGTCGAACCCGACTAATAACATCTCCAAGGACACCTGAGGAAGGTTTGCCAAAACATTATGATACTTTAACTAGCCCATCGTCAGAGGAACATGCGCGCACAGTAGATAAGGAAATCACTTCTGTTGCTCATGAGGTACCAGTTACAAGTGAACAGGTTGGACAGAAAGGTAACAGAGGTTCTCGCCTCCGTTCAAAAGAGATACACGCTGAAGCAGTTGTGGTCGGAAAGAATGATCGATCCTCTAGAACAATTGGGAAGGTGTCAAGTAGTGTTGATCCCAAATCAAAAGCCACGTCCAATTCCCGCAGCAATTTTAGGGGTTCATCTGGTAGGGATGGAGGTCCCTCCACAGAAACTGAAGGTCATGATGCTAGCTTGCGGCGGAAAAGTCTACCACGGAAGGTAGAAAATGTACGGAGAAAGGCTGCAGTTGGGTCTGAAATACTTCCTCCATCAGATTATTCTGGTCGCCCAGGAACAAACTTGAGCAGACAATCATCTAATGCTGAGCAGGAGTTGAGTTTGCTAGGAGGTAAAATTAAACCAGTAAATGATGGAAGTGCTGTTACCTTGGAGCAGACCAGGGTGGCGAGACCAGGGAAGGGGAATCATGATCGGCATGATGAACTTCAAATGAAGGCTAATGAGTTGGAGAAACTATTTGCTGCACACAAGCTAACCACCACTAGGAGAGGAAAGTCTACGGATCCGCAGGTTGATGACACACCTAGGGTAAGTGAGCCAAAGCCTATAAAGGTTCTTCCAGAGAAGATTGACAGGAACCAAACTGCGACGGATAGTATGACTAATAACTTTGATGCCAACGAGCTTCTGAAGATGGTGGATAAGGAAGGGTATAACATCAATAGCACACCAGAGAAACTTGCCATGCTTAGCTTGGAAGAGTCAAGAGGGAAGTTTTATGATCAATATATGCAGAAGAGGGATGCAAAACTAAAGGAGGATTGGAAGATGCAGAAAGAAGAGAAGGAAGCAATACTAAAGGCAATGCATGACAGCCTAGAACGGAGCAAGGCTGAGATGCGGGCCAAATTCTCTCGGTCTGCAGATCTCCCTGACTCTGCATATGTTTCTCGTGCTCAGAAGATTCCTCCGTTGCAATCAGCTATACGAAATAAGGATCAG GGTGTAGATTCTTTCTTTGTAGAAGATGAAATGAATAGTGACTACCTATCTGGCGATGGTTCTTCCAGGAGTGCCGATTCCAGGAAGCATTTTTCAAACAAAGTTGCTTACACACAAAAGACATCCATTGCTCCTGTCCATAACCATAAGCATTCGTCAAGGACTATAAGATCTAGTTATGCAAATCGCAGAAATCCACCAGACAATCCTCTTGCACAATCAGTTCCCAATTTCTCTGACTTCAGAAACGAAAGTACAAAGCCATCAGCTGGTCATAATAGAGCTACTGCAAGGGCTCAGCCAAAAAGTTTTTCCCGTAGTAGGAGTAAAATTGAAGAGTCAAAGAGTATTATGAATGAACATCAATCAAGGGGGTCACAGTCTATGCGGAAAAACTTAAATGGTAGTGAATTAAGGGACACATCATCAGTGAACAAGGATATATACAACTGGGCTCCCTCGGGAACTACTAGTAGCACCCATAAATCTGGTGCACCAAAGTCTTTTCTTCGGAAAGGCAATGGGGCTCACCCTATTGTCGGTATAACCGGATTCCGTGCACCGATGTTTGCAAATgtcaatgatgatgatgacgattttCCAGATCAGCAAGAGGATTCCCCAGATGATGCCAAAGATGAAGAATACGAAAGCATTGAAGAGACTCTTAGGGAAAGTGATTTTCCTGCTGATTCAGACAGTGAGACCCCAAAACAAAGTCATGATTTTGGAAATTCAGATGACCCAGGATCAGAAAATGGCGATGTTTCTTTTCCAAGGGAAGCAGCCAATACCAAATTCAATGCGTTTGCAGGAAACATGCATGACTTACCTGGCGAATTACCAGCTCCCTGGAGCTCGCGCCTTCCACATCTATCGCCTTACACAAATGATACCTCAGATGGTGATGCTTTTGTCGATTCACCAACTGGAAGTCCATCACCATGGAATTCTCATTCGCTAGATCAAATAACAGATGCTGATGTTTCCCGGATGAGAAAAAAGTGGGGCAGTGCTCAGATGCCTTTTAGTGGTTCTAATGCATCTCAACAGCCACGCAAAGATGTTACAAAAGGGTTTAAGAAACTATTGAAATTTGGGAGGAAGAATAGGGGTGCTGATGGTTTAGTAAACGATTGGGTTTCTGCTTCAACTGCCTCGGAATgtgatgatgatatggaagatgGCCGGGATCTGGCCATAGGATCTTCTGATGATTTCAGGAAGTCAAGAATGGGCTATCTTTCTTCGTATGATGGTTTTGTTGAGAACGAAGTTCTCACCGAACAAG AACCATCGTTACGTAGCTCCATTCCAAACCCCACTGCAAATTTCAGACTGAGGGAGGATCAACTAACAGGTAGCCCAATTAAAG GATCACGTTCATTCTTCTCCCTCCCTGCATTCCGAAGCAAAGGAGGCGATGCTAGGCTAAGGTGA
- the LOC124669373 gene encoding COP1-interacting protein 7 isoform X4, protein MEPNVPLDYALFQLSPRRSRCELVVSGSGRTEKIASGSVKPFFTHLRAAEEQAAAQPPQPAIRLQLDRRAAWFSKGTLERFVRFVSTPEVLEMANTFEAEMSQLEGARKIYAAQGVSSGGDAEASAAADITKKELLRAIDVRLSALKQDLVTSCARASSAGFNHDSVSELLLFADHFGANRLSEACNRYMSLCQRRPDINPQHASQAASSHWKSFEDGNLRDSCSSDMSIDEPQADHGGSSNKSVSGASVPHIDRLSNSQQSVEVPPGSSTEQHSKSTLQQAVDKQENETEAPPAPAKELSRRLSVQDRISMFENKQKEQTPTSGNSNSAGTAKVVPVKGEHRRVPSVASMDKLVRRFSSVSDMSIDLSQNDNGGCNDRSESGTPAGTPTSANQEANSSKVRADKDASGAKHPVTSQSWPFQKDGDTPKDSTTTSACSSSTFNTTSPYSLSAAVAEVPKKLTKSCLEDDMAITSSTESESSFDKEQRVNQGQGDARISEHVASNVSGRTRLITSPRTPEEGLPKHYDTLTSPSSEEHARTVDKEITSVAHEVPVTSEQVGQKGNRGSRLRSKEIHAEAVVVGKNDRSSRTIGKVSSSVDPKSKATSNSRSNFRGSSGRDGGPSTETEGHDASLRRKSLPRKVENVRRKAAVGSEILPPSDYSGRPGTNLSRQSSNAEQELSLLGGKIKPVNDGSAVTLEQTRVARPGKGNHDRHDELQMKANELEKLFAAHKLTTTRRGKSTDPQVDDTPRVSEPKPIKVLPEKIDRNQTATDSMTNNFDANELLKMVDKEGYNINSTPEKLAMLSLEESRGKFYDQYMQKRDAKLKEDWKMQKEEKEAILKAMHDSLERSKAEMRAKFSRSADLPDSAYVSRAQKIPPLQSAIRNKDQGVDSFFVEDEMNSDYLSGDGSSRSADSRKHFSNKVAYTQKTSIAPVHNHKHSSRTIRSSYANRRNPPDNPLAQSVPNFSDFRNESTKPSAGHNRATARAQPKSFSRSRSKIEESKSIMNEHQSRGSQSMRKNLNGSELRDTSSVNKDIYNWAPSGTTSSTHKSGAPKSFLRKGNGAHPIVGITGFRAPMFANVNDDDDDFPDQQEDSPDDAKDEEYESIEETLRESDFPADSDSETPKQSHDFGNSDDPGSENGDVSFPREAANTKFNAFAGNMHDLPGELPAPWSSRLPHLSPYTNDTSDGDAFVDSPTGSPSPWNSHSLDQITDADVSRMRKKWGSAQMPFSGSNASQQPRKDVTKGFKKLLKFGRKNRGADGLVNDWVSASTASECDDDMEDGRDLAIGSSDDFRKSRMGYLSSYDGFVENEVLTEQEPSLRSSIPNPTANFRLREDQLTGSRSFFSLPAFRSKGGDARLR, encoded by the exons ATGGAGCCCAACGTGCCGCTCGACTACGCGCTCTTCCAGCTCTCGCCCCGCCGCTCCAG GTGCGAGCTGGTGGTGTCGGGCagtgggcggacggagaagatcGCGTCGGGGTCGGTGAAGCCCTTCTTCACGCACCTGCGCGCGGcggaggagcaggcggcggccCAGCCGCCCCAGCCCGCCATCCGTCTGCAGCTGGACCGCCGCGCCGCATGGTTCAGCAAGGGCACCCTCGAGAG GTTCGTGCGCTTCGTCAGCACGCCGGAGGTGCTGGAGATGGCGAATACATTCGAGGCCGAAATGTCGCAGCTGGAAGGGGCTAGGAAGATTTACGCAGCACAG GGTGTTTCCTCGGGTGGAGATG CTGAAGCCTCAGCAGCAGCAGATATTACAAA GAAGGAGCTTCTTAGAGCGATTGATGTCCGTCTAAGTGCACTTAAACAAGACCTTGTCACGTCTTGTGCCCGGGCATCATCCGCAGGGTTCAACCATGACAGTGTCTCTGAGCTTCTCCTTTTTGCAGACCACTTTGGTGCCAACCGGTTGAG CGAAGCATGCAATAGATACATGTCACTTTGCCAGCGCCGTCCGGACATCAATCCTCAGCATGCATCACAAGCAGCTTCATCACACTGGAAGAGCTTCGAAGATGGGAATCTTCGTGACTCCTGCAGTTCAGACATGTCTATAGATGAGCCACAGGCTGATCATGGCGGATCCAGTAATAAATCTGTAAGTGGTGCTAGTGTCCCGCATATCGACAGATTAAGTAACAGCCAACAATCAGTAGAGGTTCCACCAGGATCTAGCACTGAACAGCACTCTAAGTCAACCCTTCAGCAGGCAGTAgataaacaagaaaatgaaacagAAGCCCCTCCTGCTCCTGCTAAAGAGCTTTCAAGGCGTTTGAGTGTGCAAGATAGGATAAGCATGTTTGAGAATAAGCAAAAGGAGCAGACTCCAACTTCTGGTAACAGCAACTCAGCAGGTACTGCTAAGGTGGTTCCAGTGAAAGGTGAGCACCGCAGGGTGCCTTCTGTTGCATCCATGGACAAGTTGGTAAGGAGGTTCAGCAGTGTCAGTGACATGAGCATTGATCTAAGTCAAAATGATAATGGTGGCTGTAATGACAGAAGTGAAAGTGGAACTCCTGCTGGGACACCAACATCTGCCAATCAGGAAGCCAATTCATCAAAAGTAAGAGCTGATAAGGATGCTAGTGGGGCTAAGCATCCAGTAACATCTCAGTCTTGGCCATTTCAAAAGGATGGTGACACACCCAAGGATTCTACTACTACAAGTGCTTGCTCCTCCTCAACTTTTAATACTACATCTCCATACTCCTTATCGGCCGCTGTTGCCGAGGTTCCTAAAAAACTGACTAAATCTTGTTTGGAAGATGACATGGCTATAACATCCAGCACTGAGAGTGAGTCATCCTTCGACAAGGAGCAGAGAGTTAATCAAGGTCAAGGCGACGCAAGGATATCAGAGCATGTTGCTTCAAATGTTTCTGGTCGAACCCGACTAATAACATCTCCAAGGACACCTGAGGAAGGTTTGCCAAAACATTATGATACTTTAACTAGCCCATCGTCAGAGGAACATGCGCGCACAGTAGATAAGGAAATCACTTCTGTTGCTCATGAGGTACCAGTTACAAGTGAACAGGTTGGACAGAAAGGTAACAGAGGTTCTCGCCTCCGTTCAAAAGAGATACACGCTGAAGCAGTTGTGGTCGGAAAGAATGATCGATCCTCTAGAACAATTGGGAAGGTGTCAAGTAGTGTTGATCCCAAATCAAAAGCCACGTCCAATTCCCGCAGCAATTTTAGGGGTTCATCTGGTAGGGATGGAGGTCCCTCCACAGAAACTGAAGGTCATGATGCTAGCTTGCGGCGGAAAAGTCTACCACGGAAGGTAGAAAATGTACGGAGAAAGGCTGCAGTTGGGTCTGAAATACTTCCTCCATCAGATTATTCTGGTCGCCCAGGAACAAACTTGAGCAGACAATCATCTAATGCTGAGCAGGAGTTGAGTTTGCTAGGAGGTAAAATTAAACCAGTAAATGATGGAAGTGCTGTTACCTTGGAGCAGACCAGGGTGGCGAGACCAGGGAAGGGGAATCATGATCGGCATGATGAACTTCAAATGAAGGCTAATGAGTTGGAGAAACTATTTGCTGCACACAAGCTAACCACCACTAGGAGAGGAAAGTCTACGGATCCGCAGGTTGATGACACACCTAGGGTAAGTGAGCCAAAGCCTATAAAGGTTCTTCCAGAGAAGATTGACAGGAACCAAACTGCGACGGATAGTATGACTAATAACTTTGATGCCAACGAGCTTCTGAAGATGGTGGATAAGGAAGGGTATAACATCAATAGCACACCAGAGAAACTTGCCATGCTTAGCTTGGAAGAGTCAAGAGGGAAGTTTTATGATCAATATATGCAGAAGAGGGATGCAAAACTAAAGGAGGATTGGAAGATGCAGAAAGAAGAGAAGGAAGCAATACTAAAGGCAATGCATGACAGCCTAGAACGGAGCAAGGCTGAGATGCGGGCCAAATTCTCTCGGTCTGCAGATCTCCCTGACTCTGCATATGTTTCTCGTGCTCAGAAGATTCCTCCGTTGCAATCAGCTATACGAAATAAGGATCAG GGTGTAGATTCTTTCTTTGTAGAAGATGAAATGAATAGTGACTACCTATCTGGCGATGGTTCTTCCAGGAGTGCCGATTCCAGGAAGCATTTTTCAAACAAAGTTGCTTACACACAAAAGACATCCATTGCTCCTGTCCATAACCATAAGCATTCGTCAAGGACTATAAGATCTAGTTATGCAAATCGCAGAAATCCACCAGACAATCCTCTTGCACAATCAGTTCCCAATTTCTCTGACTTCAGAAACGAAAGTACAAAGCCATCAGCTGGTCATAATAGAGCTACTGCAAGGGCTCAGCCAAAAAGTTTTTCCCGTAGTAGGAGTAAAATTGAAGAGTCAAAGAGTATTATGAATGAACATCAATCAAGGGGGTCACAGTCTATGCGGAAAAACTTAAATGGTAGTGAATTAAGGGACACATCATCAGTGAACAAGGATATATACAACTGGGCTCCCTCGGGAACTACTAGTAGCACCCATAAATCTGGTGCACCAAAGTCTTTTCTTCGGAAAGGCAATGGGGCTCACCCTATTGTCGGTATAACCGGATTCCGTGCACCGATGTTTGCAAATgtcaatgatgatgatgacgattttCCAGATCAGCAAGAGGATTCCCCAGATGATGCCAAAGATGAAGAATACGAAAGCATTGAAGAGACTCTTAGGGAAAGTGATTTTCCTGCTGATTCAGACAGTGAGACCCCAAAACAAAGTCATGATTTTGGAAATTCAGATGACCCAGGATCAGAAAATGGCGATGTTTCTTTTCCAAGGGAAGCAGCCAATACCAAATTCAATGCGTTTGCAGGAAACATGCATGACTTACCTGGCGAATTACCAGCTCCCTGGAGCTCGCGCCTTCCACATCTATCGCCTTACACAAATGATACCTCAGATGGTGATGCTTTTGTCGATTCACCAACTGGAAGTCCATCACCATGGAATTCTCATTCGCTAGATCAAATAACAGATGCTGATGTTTCCCGGATGAGAAAAAAGTGGGGCAGTGCTCAGATGCCTTTTAGTGGTTCTAATGCATCTCAACAGCCACGCAAAGATGTTACAAAAGGGTTTAAGAAACTATTGAAATTTGGGAGGAAGAATAGGGGTGCTGATGGTTTAGTAAACGATTGGGTTTCTGCTTCAACTGCCTCGGAATgtgatgatgatatggaagatgGCCGGGATCTGGCCATAGGATCTTCTGATGATTTCAGGAAGTCAAGAATGGGCTATCTTTCTTCGTATGATGGTTTTGTTGAGAACGAAGTTCTCACCGAACAAG AACCATCGTTACGTAGCTCCATTCCAAACCCCACTGCAAATTTCAGACTGAGGGAGGATCAACTAACAG GATCACGTTCATTCTTCTCCCTCCCTGCATTCCGAAGCAAAGGAGGCGATGCTAGGCTAAGGTGA